Proteins from a single region of Sinorhizobium alkalisoli:
- a CDS encoding DUF2207 domain-containing protein — protein MRRLLAALAVALPLLATSPAAAAEIISAFHSVIDVARDGTLTITETITANVEGREIRRGIYRDFPLTFLDENGRRARVDFKVLSVERDGEEEEHRTEAISGGIRVYTGKADVFLPHGEHTFQISYETGRQIRFFDDHDELYWNVTGTEWIFPIEEATATVTLPSGVRAQALDVFTGGYGATGKDARVVEEGDEIFFATTRRLRPQEGLSIAIMMPKGSIDRPSAGQENIWWLRDRLTLVIAAAGLLLVTLYYGRAWVRVGRDPARGVMVPRWDPPDGISPALVNYVDNRGFSGEGWTALSAAVLNLAVKGYVVLDDLKNAIVIAATGKGGVEQLPTGEAAVMKAIAAANGRLTIDRANGKKVEAAGSGFRRAMEREHRDKYYRANTGYIIGGVLISVVSLGALFIFGDLGEDKIPLVFVPVVFAILVSTLAVSFGKSLRRGSSLARRILSIVVLAFIGFVLFSVFSSILAVVVLSASEPDDLALLSAIGGILLVNLLFFFLMGAPTPLGTRMMDGIDGLRQYMTLAEKDRLNMQGAPEMSPRHFETLLPYAVALGVEKPWTETFDRWLLAAAGGAAAAAAYQPAWYHGDSFSPGSFADTIGDFAGSMAGTMTSSLPPPPKSASSGFSSGGGFSGGGGGGGGGGGW, from the coding sequence ATGAGGCGGCTCTTGGCGGCGTTGGCGGTCGCACTGCCCCTTCTGGCGACGTCGCCCGCTGCAGCGGCAGAGATCATCTCCGCCTTTCATTCGGTGATCGACGTCGCCAGGGATGGCACGCTCACGATCACGGAAACGATCACGGCAAATGTCGAAGGCAGGGAGATCCGCCGCGGCATCTACCGCGATTTTCCGCTGACCTTCCTCGATGAGAATGGCCGCCGGGCCCGCGTGGACTTCAAGGTCCTTTCCGTCGAGCGCGACGGCGAGGAGGAGGAGCACCGCACGGAGGCGATCAGCGGCGGGATCCGCGTTTACACCGGTAAGGCCGACGTCTTCCTGCCGCATGGCGAACATACATTCCAGATCTCATACGAGACCGGACGCCAGATACGCTTCTTCGACGACCACGACGAACTTTATTGGAACGTGACCGGAACCGAGTGGATTTTTCCGATCGAGGAGGCAACTGCAACGGTGACCTTGCCGTCGGGGGTCAGGGCTCAGGCGCTCGACGTCTTCACCGGCGGCTACGGCGCCACCGGCAAGGATGCGCGCGTTGTGGAAGAGGGTGACGAGATATTCTTTGCGACCACGCGAAGGCTGCGTCCGCAGGAAGGATTGTCGATCGCGATCATGATGCCGAAGGGCAGTATCGACCGGCCGAGCGCTGGCCAGGAAAACATCTGGTGGCTACGCGACCGTCTGACACTGGTCATCGCCGCGGCAGGCCTCCTGCTCGTCACCCTCTATTACGGGCGTGCCTGGGTCCGCGTCGGCCGCGATCCCGCCCGTGGGGTCATGGTGCCGCGCTGGGATCCGCCGGACGGAATTTCGCCGGCTCTCGTCAACTATGTCGACAACAGGGGTTTTTCCGGTGAGGGATGGACAGCACTTTCTGCGGCCGTGCTCAACCTTGCTGTCAAGGGCTATGTCGTCCTCGACGATCTGAAGAATGCCATCGTCATCGCCGCCACCGGCAAGGGGGGCGTGGAGCAGCTGCCGACGGGTGAGGCGGCAGTGATGAAGGCGATCGCAGCGGCCAACGGCAGGCTTACGATCGATCGGGCGAACGGCAAAAAGGTCGAAGCGGCAGGGTCCGGTTTTCGCCGCGCGATGGAGCGCGAACACCGCGATAAATACTACCGCGCCAATACCGGATATATCATCGGTGGCGTCCTGATTTCGGTGGTTTCGCTGGGCGCACTGTTCATCTTTGGCGATCTCGGAGAGGACAAGATCCCTCTCGTTTTCGTTCCCGTCGTCTTCGCCATTCTTGTTTCGACCCTGGCGGTTTCATTCGGCAAATCACTACGGCGCGGGTCGAGCCTCGCGCGCCGCATTCTGTCGATCGTCGTGCTCGCCTTTATCGGTTTCGTGCTCTTCTCCGTCTTCTCGAGCATCCTGGCGGTCGTCGTGCTCTCTGCGAGCGAACCGGATGACCTGGCGCTGCTTTCCGCAATCGGCGGCATACTGCTCGTCAACTTGCTCTTCTTCTTCCTGATGGGGGCGCCGACGCCGCTCGGCACCCGCATGATGGATGGGATCGACGGTCTCAGGCAATATATGACGCTTGCCGAAAAGGATCGCTTGAACATGCAAGGCGCGCCGGAAATGTCGCCGCGGCATTTCGAGACGCTCTTGCCCTATGCGGTTGCGCTCGGCGTCGAGAAGCCGTGGACGGAGACGTTCGATCGCTGGCTGCTGGCCGCAGCAGGCGGTGCAGCCGCGGCCGCTGCCTATCAGCCGGCGTGGTATCACGGCGATTCCTTCAGTCCGGGGTCTTTCGCCGATACGATCGGCGATTTCGCCGGCTCCATGGCGGGTACGATGACGTCTTCGCTGCCGCCTCCGCCAAAGAGTGCGTCATCGGGCTTCTCGTCCGGCGGCGGCTTCTCCGGCGGTGGTGGAGGCGGCGGCGGTGGCGGCGGCTGGTAG
- a CDS encoding tRNA1(Val) (adenine(37)-N6)-methyltransferase, translating into MAAMTTLIKETVDAFHRGGFHLIQPLGQGHRSGMDAMLLAALVSCEGSCRVADLGAGAGAAGMAVASRVATAEVLLVERSPIMAGFARRSLALPANAHFAGRVAVLEADVTLTGKARVEAGLADDTFDHVIMNPPFNDAADRRTPDRLKAEAHAMSDDLFETWIKTAGAVMKPGGQLSLIARPESIAEIIAACGRRFGGIEITPLLPRAGENAVRILVTAIKQSRKRLALRAPLVMHGEGTHRFSPDVDDLNNGRTAYPRRR; encoded by the coding sequence ATGGCGGCCATGACAACGCTGATCAAGGAAACCGTGGATGCGTTCCACCGAGGCGGCTTTCACCTGATCCAGCCGCTTGGCCAGGGGCATCGCTCCGGCATGGACGCAATGCTGCTTGCGGCCCTCGTTTCCTGCGAGGGTTCCTGCCGCGTCGCCGATCTCGGTGCAGGGGCGGGGGCGGCCGGCATGGCGGTCGCCTCGCGCGTTGCAACGGCTGAGGTGCTGCTCGTCGAACGCTCGCCGATCATGGCCGGCTTTGCCCGTCGCAGCCTTGCCTTGCCTGCAAATGCACATTTTGCGGGACGCGTCGCCGTTCTCGAGGCGGATGTGACGCTGACTGGCAAGGCACGCGTAGAGGCGGGCCTTGCCGATGACACCTTCGATCACGTCATCATGAACCCGCCCTTTAACGATGCCGCCGATCGCCGGACGCCGGATCGGCTGAAGGCCGAGGCCCACGCGATGAGCGACGATCTCTTCGAAACCTGGATCAAGACCGCGGGCGCGGTCATGAAGCCCGGGGGCCAGCTTTCGCTCATAGCCCGGCCGGAATCGATCGCCGAGATCATCGCAGCCTGTGGCCGCCGCTTCGGCGGCATCGAAATCACGCCGCTCCTGCCGCGCGCCGGCGAAAACGCCGTGCGTATCCTGGTGACCGCGATCAAGCAGAGCCGCAAGCGATTGGCGCTGCGCGCGCCGCTCGTGATGCACGGGGAGGGGACGCACCGTTTCTCCCCGGACGTCGACGACCTCAATAACGGCCGGACCGCCTATCCTCGCCGGCGATAA
- a CDS encoding tetratricopeptide repeat protein → MRQNKLLRLLSAAAMLALVVTTGSHYAFAEEAAAVEDAEPFDLTSANTFAGAFLAARTADVDRDYAMAADLYRIALQFEPDNREVKQRLMITLLIGGEFDEGVKVAEDLKSERAVERITTVVRAIDAIRKREYRTAQKLLKYEGPNDLDRLMSTLLSAWAKYGQGRPKEALAQIKALDGPEWFRVFKNYHAGAIALAAGDKATARARLNDAILDREGGSAAPDTFMRAVEALARFEAREGNKQKALDTVSVGESLVNNYTPLEALRKSIEEGKHQEQQVRTAVQGAAAVLFSIGGALNREGAEDIVSLYLQTARRLDPDSADILVMLGGIAENLKKEQEAIALYRSVPEDSPMRRVSELQLGLALAGVGKVDEAKKHLQGLIELDPKNIRNYLAYGSVLSDAKAYKEMGELYDRAVEAIGPVPKRSDWTVFFQRGIAYERQKLWEKAEPNFRKALELNPDQPQVLNYLGYSWVDMNINLEEGLEMIRKAVELKPDDGYIVDSLGWAYFRMNRFEEAVGELERAAELMAGDPTINDHLGDAYWRVGRKLEAVFQWTQALELEPEEAEIPKIKAKIENGLPPLAQTVPAAADAKETLPKKGAAETAASDKKS, encoded by the coding sequence ATGCGGCAGAATAAACTCCTTCGGCTTCTCAGCGCCGCGGCAATGCTGGCCCTCGTGGTTACGACCGGCAGCCATTACGCCTTCGCTGAAGAAGCGGCTGCGGTCGAGGACGCCGAACCTTTCGACCTCACGAGCGCAAACACCTTCGCCGGTGCCTTCCTGGCGGCTCGCACCGCCGATGTCGATCGAGATTATGCGATGGCGGCAGACCTCTACCGGATCGCATTGCAGTTCGAGCCGGACAACCGGGAAGTCAAGCAGCGCCTGATGATCACGCTGTTGATCGGCGGCGAATTCGACGAAGGCGTCAAGGTTGCCGAGGATCTGAAGTCAGAGCGGGCCGTCGAACGGATCACGACGGTCGTCCGCGCCATCGACGCGATCCGCAAACGCGAATACCGCACGGCCCAAAAGCTCTTGAAATATGAAGGCCCCAACGACCTCGACCGGCTGATGAGCACTCTGCTCTCCGCCTGGGCGAAATACGGTCAGGGCAGGCCGAAGGAAGCGCTTGCGCAGATTAAGGCGCTCGACGGGCCGGAATGGTTCCGGGTGTTCAAGAATTATCATGCTGGCGCGATCGCTCTGGCCGCCGGCGACAAGGCGACGGCGCGCGCGAGGCTGAACGACGCCATTCTCGACCGGGAAGGCGGAAGTGCCGCGCCGGACACCTTCATGCGTGCGGTTGAGGCGCTGGCGCGCTTCGAGGCGCGAGAGGGCAACAAGCAGAAGGCGCTCGATACCGTCTCCGTTGGCGAAAGCCTCGTCAACAACTACACTCCGCTCGAGGCGCTCAGGAAAAGCATTGAAGAGGGCAAACACCAGGAGCAGCAGGTACGTACGGCCGTGCAGGGTGCGGCTGCCGTGCTCTTCTCGATCGGTGGTGCCCTCAACCGGGAAGGTGCCGAGGACATCGTGTCGCTTTACCTCCAGACGGCGCGCCGGCTCGATCCGGACAGTGCCGATATCCTGGTGATGCTGGGAGGCATTGCCGAAAACCTGAAGAAGGAGCAGGAGGCAATCGCGCTTTACAGGAGTGTGCCTGAAGATTCGCCAATGCGCCGGGTCTCGGAACTGCAACTCGGCCTCGCCCTTGCCGGCGTCGGCAAGGTCGACGAGGCTAAGAAGCACCTGCAGGGGCTGATCGAACTCGATCCCAAGAACATCCGCAATTATCTCGCCTATGGCAGCGTGCTTTCCGACGCCAAGGCGTACAAGGAAATGGGCGAGCTTTACGATCGTGCAGTCGAGGCGATCGGCCCGGTTCCGAAGCGTAGCGACTGGACCGTCTTCTTCCAGCGCGGGATCGCCTATGAGCGCCAGAAGCTCTGGGAGAAGGCAGAGCCGAATTTTCGCAAGGCTCTGGAGCTCAACCCCGACCAACCGCAGGTCCTTAACTATCTCGGCTACTCCTGGGTCGACATGAACATCAACCTCGAAGAGGGCCTGGAGATGATCCGTAAGGCGGTCGAGCTCAAGCCCGACGACGGTTACATCGTCGATTCGCTCGGCTGGGCCTATTTCCGCATGAACCGCTTCGAGGAGGCAGTGGGCGAGCTCGAGCGTGCGGCGGAGTTGATGGCCGGAGATCCGACGATCAACGATCACCTTGGCGACGCCTATTGGCGGGTGGGACGCAAGCTCGAGGCAGTGTTCCAATGGACCCAGGCGCTGGAGTTGGAGCCGGAGGAAGCGGAAATTCCGAAGATCAAGGCAAAGATCGAAAACGGATTGCCGCCTCTCGCGCAGACCGTTCCGGCTGCGGCGGATGCCAAGGAGACCCTGCCGAAAAAGGGCGCCGCGGAAACCGCTGCATCGGACAAGAAATCCTGA
- a CDS encoding LemA family protein: MLGLAIGVAVILYLVYVYNSLVRARQMTQEAWSGIDVQLKRRADLIPNLIETVKGYAAHEKSTLEEVVALRNRAQAVPEGDVAGRAAVEGALSQALGRLFALAEAYPDLKANQNFAELQRSLETIEGEIQMSRRYYNGAARDLNVKVESFPSNLIANLFRFARAGYFEITNEADRAVPSVRF, from the coding sequence ATGCTCGGGCTGGCAATCGGTGTCGCCGTGATCCTTTATCTTGTCTACGTCTACAACAGCCTTGTCAGGGCGCGGCAGATGACCCAGGAGGCCTGGTCCGGCATCGACGTACAGTTGAAACGCCGCGCCGATCTCATTCCCAATCTGATCGAGACGGTGAAGGGCTATGCGGCGCACGAGAAGTCGACGCTCGAGGAGGTGGTCGCACTTCGCAACCGGGCACAGGCCGTGCCGGAAGGCGACGTAGCCGGCCGGGCCGCGGTGGAGGGGGCGCTCTCGCAGGCGCTCGGCCGCCTCTTTGCGCTCGCTGAAGCCTATCCCGACCTGAAGGCCAACCAGAATTTCGCCGAACTGCAGCGTTCGCTGGAGACGATTGAAGGCGAGATCCAGATGTCCCGCCGCTATTACAACGGCGCTGCCCGCGACTTGAACGTGAAGGTCGAGAGCTTCCCGTCGAATCTGATTGCGAACCTATTCCGTTTTGCCCGGGCCGGTTACTTCGAGATCACCAACGAGGCGGATCGTGCTGTGCCGTCGGTCAGGTTCTGA
- a CDS encoding S49 family peptidase translates to MAGFLKKLLPRRFRKDGQTIPAIRLHGAIMAGGSQFRPALNLATVAPLLEKAFAVKEAPAVAISVNSPGGSPVQSRLIYQRIRDLAEEKKKRVLIFVEDVAASGGYMIALAGDEIIADPSSIVGSIGVVSGGFGFPELLKKIGVERRIYTAGENKVVLDPFQPEKERDVEFLKSLQLDIHDTFIEMVKARRGTLLSDNPDIFSGLFWTGRRGRELGLVDGLGDMRGEVKRRYGEKARLELIQPSRSLFGRRQPGAAVAGSLAAPLAASAVAGLVEAIEERALWARFGL, encoded by the coding sequence ATGGCCGGGTTCTTGAAAAAATTGCTTCCGAGGCGTTTTCGCAAGGACGGGCAAACGATCCCGGCTATCCGGCTCCATGGCGCGATCATGGCCGGGGGCAGCCAGTTCCGTCCTGCTCTCAATCTCGCGACGGTGGCGCCGCTGCTCGAGAAAGCCTTCGCCGTCAAGGAGGCTCCGGCCGTAGCCATCTCCGTCAACTCGCCCGGCGGCTCGCCGGTGCAGTCGCGCCTGATCTACCAGCGTATCCGCGATCTCGCCGAGGAGAAGAAAAAGCGGGTCCTGATCTTCGTCGAGGACGTGGCGGCCTCGGGCGGCTACATGATTGCGCTTGCCGGCGACGAGATCATTGCCGATCCGAGTTCGATCGTCGGCTCGATCGGTGTCGTGTCCGGCGGGTTCGGTTTTCCGGAGCTGTTGAAGAAGATCGGCGTCGAACGGCGCATCTATACGGCCGGCGAGAACAAGGTGGTCCTCGATCCGTTCCAGCCGGAAAAGGAGCGGGACGTCGAGTTCTTGAAATCACTTCAGCTCGATATCCACGATACCTTCATCGAGATGGTCAAGGCCCGGCGCGGCACGCTGCTCAGCGACAATCCCGATATATTCTCGGGTCTCTTCTGGACAGGGCGTCGCGGGCGGGAGCTTGGCCTCGTCGATGGACTCGGTGACATGCGCGGAGAGGTGAAGAGGCGCTATGGCGAAAAGGCGCGGCTTGAACTCATCCAGCCGAGCCGCAGCCTCTTCGGACGGCGCCAGCCGGGGGCGGCGGTCGCGGGATCTCTCGCAGCCCCACTCGCCGCTTCTGCTGTAGCGGGACTTGTCGAGGCGATAGAAGAAAGGGCGCTATGGGCGCGTTTCGGGCTGTGA
- a CDS encoding polyprenyl synthetase family protein has product MGVVIPLEDGKNKQASVKPLVGLTASDMERVNQLILSKAGSDVQMIPEVANHLISSGGKRLRPMLTLAAASMFGYDGDAHVKLATSVEFMHTATLLHDDVVDESDLRRGKSTARTIWGNQASVLVGDFLLGQAFRMMVDVGSLDALDVLSTAASVIAEGEVLQLSVAKNMETTEDDYLQVIRAKTAALFAAAAEVGPIVAAASKADRNALKSYGMNLGLAFQLVDDVLDYGGSSINLGKNVGDDFREGKITLPVILSYRRGTPQDRAFWREAIEGGASDGANLEKALGLIHRYGGLTDTIARAQHYGTIARDALAPLTASPWKAALTEVIDFCIDRVS; this is encoded by the coding sequence TTGGGCGTAGTGATACCGCTGGAAGACGGCAAAAACAAACAGGCGTCCGTGAAGCCGCTCGTCGGGCTCACGGCGTCCGACATGGAGCGGGTCAACCAGCTTATTCTCTCGAAGGCCGGCTCCGACGTGCAGATGATTCCGGAGGTCGCCAACCACCTGATTTCTTCGGGCGGCAAGCGCCTGCGGCCGATGCTGACACTCGCGGCCGCTTCGATGTTCGGCTATGACGGCGACGCCCATGTCAAGCTCGCGACCAGCGTCGAGTTCATGCATACGGCGACACTTCTGCACGACGACGTGGTCGACGAAAGCGATCTCAGGCGCGGCAAGTCGACGGCGCGGACGATCTGGGGCAATCAGGCGAGCGTGCTCGTCGGCGACTTCCTGCTCGGCCAGGCCTTCCGCATGATGGTGGATGTCGGTTCGTTGGATGCGCTCGATGTGCTCTCAACCGCCGCATCTGTGATCGCGGAGGGTGAAGTTCTCCAGTTGTCCGTGGCCAAAAACATGGAGACCACTGAGGACGACTATCTGCAGGTGATCCGCGCCAAGACGGCTGCGCTCTTTGCCGCGGCCGCCGAGGTCGGCCCCATTGTTGCGGCTGCGAGCAAGGCCGATCGCAACGCGCTGAAATCCTACGGCATGAATCTCGGCCTTGCCTTCCAACTCGTCGACGACGTACTCGACTATGGCGGATCGTCGATTAATCTCGGCAAGAATGTCGGCGACGACTTCCGAGAGGGCAAGATCACGTTGCCGGTCATTCTTTCCTATCGACGCGGCACGCCGCAGGACCGCGCCTTCTGGCGCGAAGCCATCGAAGGTGGCGCCAGTGATGGGGCCAATCTCGAAAAGGCACTCGGGCTAATCCACCGCTACGGGGGGCTGACCGATACGATTGCGCGCGCCCAGCATTACGGCACGATCGCGCGCGATGCGCTCGCGCCCCTCACCGCTTCCCCCTGGAAAGCTGCGCTCACCGAGGTGATCGATTTCTGCATCGATCGAGTGAGCTAG
- a CDS encoding glycine--tRNA ligase subunit alpha has product MTAAPLPDHMNPKRSFQALILTLHNYWADKGCAVLQPYDMEVGAGTFHPATTLRALGPKPWRAAYVQPSRRPADGRYGENPNRLQHYYQYQVILKPNPSNLQELYLGSLEAIGLDPLLHDIRFVEDDWESPTLGAWGLGWECWCDGMEVSQFTYFQQVCGIECSPVSGELTYGLERLAMYVQGVDNVYDLNFNGREGAEKITYGDVFLQAEQEYSRYNFEYANTAMLHQHFIDAEKECLALLAAGAPNAGNDRLHKCVLPAYDQCIKASHVFNLLDARGVISVTERQSYILRVRTLAKACGEAFLLTDAGGANWNQEAA; this is encoded by the coding sequence ATGACCGCTGCCCCCCTCCCGGACCATATGAACCCGAAGCGCTCGTTCCAGGCTTTGATCCTGACACTGCACAACTATTGGGCCGACAAGGGCTGCGCGGTGCTCCAGCCCTATGATATGGAAGTTGGCGCCGGCACCTTCCATCCGGCGACGACGCTCCGCGCGCTCGGGCCGAAGCCGTGGCGCGCGGCCTATGTCCAGCCCTCGCGGCGTCCAGCCGACGGCCGCTATGGCGAAAATCCGAACCGGCTCCAGCATTATTATCAATATCAGGTGATCCTGAAACCCAACCCGTCCAATCTTCAGGAACTCTATCTCGGCTCGCTCGAGGCGATCGGTCTCGATCCGCTGCTGCACGATATCCGCTTCGTAGAGGACGACTGGGAAAGCCCGACGCTTGGTGCGTGGGGCCTTGGTTGGGAGTGCTGGTGCGACGGCATGGAAGTGTCGCAATTCACCTATTTCCAGCAGGTCTGCGGCATCGAGTGCTCGCCGGTTTCCGGCGAACTGACCTATGGCCTCGAGCGATTGGCGATGTACGTCCAGGGCGTCGACAATGTCTACGACCTCAATTTCAACGGCCGCGAGGGCGCAGAAAAGATCACGTATGGCGATGTCTTCCTGCAGGCTGAGCAGGAGTATTCGCGGTACAATTTCGAATACGCCAACACAGCGATGCTGCATCAGCACTTTATCGACGCGGAGAAGGAGTGCCTGGCGCTTCTTGCCGCCGGTGCGCCCAACGCCGGCAACGATCGCCTGCACAAATGCGTCTTGCCCGCCTATGACCAGTGCATCAAGGCGAGCCATGTCTTCAATCTTCTGGATGCGCGCGGCGTGATTTCGGTGACGGAGCGCCAGAGCTACATCCTGCGCGTGCGCACCCTCGCAAAGGCCTGCGGCGAAGCCTTCCTGCTGACCGATGCAGGCGGCGCGAATTGGAATCAGGAGGCAGCCTGA
- a CDS encoding 4-(cytidine 5'-diphospho)-2-C-methyl-D-erythritol kinase, translating to MQADDLSGFALTSAAPAKINLALHVIGQRGDGHHLLESLVTFADLGDRVGLAPAEADRFTVSGRFSQDLATTAQGRDGNLVLRARDLLRSELTGRGESAGPVHLHLEKNLPIASGIGGGSADAAATLKGLLALWEASIAPEGLNKLALQLGADVPMCLEGRTLIARGIGEVITPLPALPSFAIVLANPLVAISTPVIFRTLARKANPPLVLPQGIETTEEWLSALAGMRNDLEPPARALEPSIEHVSDALSAAGADLVRMSGSGATCFGLFRSDEEAAAAARRISAAHAGWYVLASRSSGKRG from the coding sequence ATGCAGGCAGACGACCTCTCCGGCTTCGCACTGACCTCAGCGGCGCCGGCCAAGATCAATCTGGCGCTGCATGTCATCGGCCAGCGTGGCGACGGCCATCACCTCCTCGAAAGCTTGGTCACCTTCGCCGATCTCGGCGATCGGGTGGGCCTAGCACCGGCGGAGGCTGACCGCTTTACCGTCTCGGGCCGTTTTTCGCAGGACCTGGCGACCACGGCTCAGGGCCGGGATGGCAATCTGGTCCTGCGCGCTCGCGATCTCCTGCGCAGCGAACTGACCGGAAGGGGAGAATCCGCTGGCCCGGTCCATCTGCATCTTGAGAAGAACCTGCCGATCGCCTCCGGCATTGGCGGCGGCTCGGCAGATGCCGCCGCGACGCTCAAAGGGCTGCTTGCGCTCTGGGAAGCAAGTATCGCGCCCGAAGGACTGAACAAGCTCGCCCTCCAGCTCGGTGCCGATGTGCCGATGTGTCTCGAAGGCCGCACGCTTATCGCAAGGGGAATCGGCGAAGTGATCACGCCGCTCCCCGCTTTGCCGTCCTTCGCGATCGTCCTCGCCAACCCGCTCGTCGCCATATCGACGCCGGTGATATTCAGGACGCTTGCCAGAAAGGCGAACCCGCCGCTGGTGCTGCCGCAAGGCATCGAAACAACCGAGGAGTGGCTGAGCGCTCTGGCCGGCATGCGCAACGATCTGGAGCCACCGGCTCGCGCCCTGGAGCCATCGATCGAACACGTGTCCGATGCCTTGAGCGCGGCCGGCGCAGACCTCGTGCGCATGTCCGGCTCGGGTGCGACCTGCTTCGGCCTGTTCCGCAGCGATGAAGAGGCGGCTGCGGCTGCACGGCGCATTTCCGCCGCCCATGCCGGGTGGTACGTTCTAGCCAGCCGCAGTTCCGGAAAGAGAGGATAA
- a CDS encoding DUF2007 domain-containing protein — protein sequence MKELIRTNDAVLLSFAESLMKDAGITCFVADRDMSILEGSLGLLPRRFLVAEEDAERARRILVEAGLEKELRQ from the coding sequence ATGAAGGAACTGATCCGCACCAACGATGCCGTCCTTCTCTCCTTCGCAGAAAGTCTGATGAAGGACGCCGGCATCACCTGTTTCGTCGCCGATCGCGACATGAGCATCCTTGAAGGCTCGCTCGGCCTGTTGCCGCGGCGCTTCCTGGTGGCCGAGGAGGATGCCGAGCGGGCCCGGCGCATTCTGGTCGAAGCTGGCCTGGAAAAGGAACTGCGGCAGTGA